A DNA window from Macadamia integrifolia cultivar HAES 741 chromosome 4, SCU_Mint_v3, whole genome shotgun sequence contains the following coding sequences:
- the LOC122076053 gene encoding BTB/POZ and TAZ domain-containing protein 1-like isoform X1 has protein sequence MEDVQTMTVSVIKFPADTSCYHCALSAGKDPSFGEVSVSVSKPDVRVLTSGGLRIPVHASVLASVSSVLEKILDRTQKDRNSKKIVPILGVPCDAVLAFVRYLYSSRCSEEDMDKYGIHLLTLSHVFSIRQLKLRCSRGLATRLTTDNVVDVLQLARLCDAPDLYLKCMKLVSKHLKTVEKTEAWKFLQDHDSWLELEILQFLDEAELRQKHRSREREAQTLYLQLSEAMECLEHICTDGCTSVGPNDKEPSKSKGPCQKFSTCQGLQFLIRHFATCSRRVRGGCTRCLRMSQLFRLHSSICDQPDTCKVPLCRKIQPKTQLEKKGDDARWKLLVRKVLAAKVISSLRLPNPIRKDLEPTRLQE, from the exons ATGGAAGACGTCCAAACTATGACGGTCTCCGTAATCAAGTTCCCGGCCGACACTTCATGTTATCATTGTGCGTTGTCGGCCGGGAAGGATCCAAGTTTTGGAGAAGTTTCTGTTTCAGTTTCAAAACCTGATGTTCGAGTTCTTACTTCTGGTGGATTAAGAATTCCCGTGCATGCTAGCGTTCTG GCTTCGGTTTCATCTGTTTTGGAGAAGATCTTAGATCGAACGCAAAAGGATCGGAACTCGAAGAAGATTGTCCCCATACTGGGCGTTCCTTGCGATGCGGTGCTCGCGTTTGTCCGATATCTTTATTCTTCCAG ATGCTCGGAGGAAGATATGGACAAGTACGGGATCCACCTGTTAACGCTGTCGCACGTCTTCTCAATACGCCAGCTGAAGCTGAGATGCTCCCGAGGATTAGCTACGCGTTTGACGACAGACAACGTTGTGGACGTGCTTCAACTGGCCAGGCTCTGTGATGCGCCGGATCTTTacctgaaatgcatgaagttgGTCTCCAAGCACTTGAAGACCGTCGAGAAGACGGAAGCCTGGAAGTTCTTGCAAGATCATGATTCTTGGCTCGAACTCGAAATCCTACAATTCCTCGACGAAGCCGAATTG AGGCAGAAACACAGGAGTAGGGAGAGGGAGGCGCAGACTCTGTATCTGCAGCTGAGCGAAGCGATGGAGTGCTTGGAGCATATATGTACAGATGGGTGTACGAGTGTGGGACCCAATGACAAGGAGCCGAGCAAGAGCAAGGGTCCCTGCCAGAAGTtttccacgtgtcagggactACAGTTCCTGATTCGACATTTTGCCACTTGTAGTAGAAGAGTACGTGGTGGTTGCACCCGGTGCTTGCGGATGTCGCAGCTCTTCCGGCTCCATTCCTCTATCTGCGACCAACCCGATACCTGCAAGGTTCCTCTTTGCAG GAAAATTCAACCGAAAACGCAATTAGAGAAAAAGGGTGATGATGCGAGGTGGAAACTACTGGTGAGGAAAGTTTTGGCGGCCAAAGTCATTTCCTCATTGAGATTGCCCAACCCAATCAGAAAAGACCTGGAACCAACAAGACTACAAGAGTAG
- the LOC122076053 gene encoding BTB/POZ and TAZ domain-containing protein 1-like isoform X2 has translation MDKYGIHLLTLSHVFSIRQLKLRCSRGLATRLTTDNVVDVLQLARLCDAPDLYLKCMKLVSKHLKTVEKTEAWKFLQDHDSWLELEILQFLDEAELRQKHRSREREAQTLYLQLSEAMECLEHICTDGCTSVGPNDKEPSKSKGPCQKFSTCQGLQFLIRHFATCSRRVRGGCTRCLRMSQLFRLHSSICDQPDTCKVPLCRKIQPKTQLEKKGDDARWKLLVRKVLAAKVISSLRLPNPIRKDLEPTRLQE, from the exons ATGGACAAGTACGGGATCCACCTGTTAACGCTGTCGCACGTCTTCTCAATACGCCAGCTGAAGCTGAGATGCTCCCGAGGATTAGCTACGCGTTTGACGACAGACAACGTTGTGGACGTGCTTCAACTGGCCAGGCTCTGTGATGCGCCGGATCTTTacctgaaatgcatgaagttgGTCTCCAAGCACTTGAAGACCGTCGAGAAGACGGAAGCCTGGAAGTTCTTGCAAGATCATGATTCTTGGCTCGAACTCGAAATCCTACAATTCCTCGACGAAGCCGAATTG AGGCAGAAACACAGGAGTAGGGAGAGGGAGGCGCAGACTCTGTATCTGCAGCTGAGCGAAGCGATGGAGTGCTTGGAGCATATATGTACAGATGGGTGTACGAGTGTGGGACCCAATGACAAGGAGCCGAGCAAGAGCAAGGGTCCCTGCCAGAAGTtttccacgtgtcagggactACAGTTCCTGATTCGACATTTTGCCACTTGTAGTAGAAGAGTACGTGGTGGTTGCACCCGGTGCTTGCGGATGTCGCAGCTCTTCCGGCTCCATTCCTCTATCTGCGACCAACCCGATACCTGCAAGGTTCCTCTTTGCAG GAAAATTCAACCGAAAACGCAATTAGAGAAAAAGGGTGATGATGCGAGGTGGAAACTACTGGTGAGGAAAGTTTTGGCGGCCAAAGTCATTTCCTCATTGAGATTGCCCAACCCAATCAGAAAAGACCTGGAACCAACAAGACTACAAGAGTAG
- the LOC122075139 gene encoding cytokinin hydroxylase-like yields the protein MAALLCFICWVSPIQAYKRLRKNGFEGPKPNFPLGNIEEMRKKEKTDSLFDQSIDVTHNIHSSVFPYFARWRKLYGKVFVYWLGTEPFLYVAEPEFLKQMSSVVMAKNWGKPKVFKYDRTPMFGNGLNMVEGDDWTHHRSIIAPALSPANLKVMASSMVESTNKMLDQWSTLIASGEPTIDVERHVISTAAEIIAKTSFGINDDNGSLVFQKLRDLQISLFKFNRLVGVPFSKLMHLKKTSESRKLGKEIDSLLLSIIASRKRDHHHPQQDLLGLLLADSENNNQVDGQQGKKKKKLTERELVDECKTFFFAGHETTALAITWTLLLLALHPEWQEYLREEIKEVTGDGPLDPIMLPRLKKVITSAPPCLHVVPTTHRDPPFMGSTIYQQHAAGRGQCWS from the exons ATGGCAGCCCTTTTGTGCTTCATATGTTGGGTTTCACCTATCCAAGCTTATAAAAGGCTCAGAAAGAATGGTTTTGAAGGTCCAAAACCAAATTTTCCTTTGGGGAACAttgaagagatgagaaaaaaggagaaaacagaTTCTCTTTTTGATCAATCTATAGATGTAACCCATAACATCCATTCAAGTGTGTTTCCTTACTTTGCTAGGTGGAGAAAATTATATG GAAAAGTATTTGTGTATTGGCTTGGGACGGAGCCATTTCTATATGTTGCAGAGCCTGAATTTCTGAAGCAGATGTCATCAGTAGTGATGGCCAAGAACTGGGGAAAGCCTAAAGTGTTTAAATATGATAGAACGCCTATGTTTGGGAATGGACTAAACATGGTGGAAGGAGATGATTGGACTCACCATCGTAGCATCATTGCACCTGCATTGTCACCAGCCAACctcaag GTCATGGCAAGCTCAATGGTGGAATCTACCAATAAGATGTTAGACCAGTGGTCTACACTCATTGCCTCCGGCGAGCCCACCATCGACGTCGAGCGACACGTCATAAGTACGGCTGCAGAGATCATTGCAAAGACATCTTTTGGAATCAATGACGACAATGGTAGCTTAGTGTTTCAGAAGCTAAGAGACCTGCAAATCTCTCTCTTCAAGTTTAATCGCTTGGTTGGTGTTCCCTTCAGCAAGCTTATGCATCTTAAGAAGACCTCAGAGTCAAGAAAGCTAGGAAAGGAGATCGATAGTCTCCTTTTATCGATCATAGCTTCTAGGAAGAgagatcatcatcatcctcaacAAGACTTGCTAGGGCTTCTACTTGCAGACTCGGAGAACAATAACCAAGTTGATGGGCAACagggcaagaagaagaagaagcttacGGAGAGAGAGCTGGTGGACGAGTGCAAGACTTTCTTCTTTGCGGGTCATGAGACTACGGCTTTGGCCATCACATGGACATTACTACTCTTGGCCTTGCACCCTGAGTGGCAAGAATATCTGAGGGAAGAGATCAAAGAAGTTACTGGAGATGGTCCCCTTGATCCCATCATGCTTCCTCGACTAAAGAAGGTAATAACTTCTGCTCCACCCTGCCTTCATGTGGTTCCCACCACACATCGGGATCCACCATTCATGGGGTCTACGATCTACCAACAGCATGCTGCGGGAAGAGGCCAATGTTGGTCTTAG